The region TTTTTCACATATGCTTTGTACATATGCtttgaaacaaaaatgacatCAGTAATGGACTTACGGTACAATGCAACTCTTAGGCATTCCAGAGTATTTAAAAGCAGAAAGAACATTTACTCAACCTTTTGCACAAGCacaaattaatttctttgttcTATGAAGCACAAAAATGAAGCGTTAATATtagtaatgttacattttcacattgctcttttccataaaatgaaagtgattGGTTTTCTGAAGCCATAGATGTACATGTAGCTATGAGGAACAGAAATTTCCCAGCTGAATGTGCACTTCTTCATAAAAATTCCAGTGACCCCATAAACATGTTCAGAAGAAATCATGACCTTGAGATGGGGTTGAAAAagcaacattattttattaaattgttagtGTGCTAAATGTATAGATTGGCCTAAATGTTCTAACTTCATTAAAGAAGTAGGTAACccaaacattaaaattttctttaccTACTAcatattctgtcatttatttccaTGTCACACAAATAAGAATTTTGAAGTCAGAAATTGGACTGATCGGGTTCTTGATTTTAATTTACTGACTCTGTGATCCTGTCACAATAGTTTTCAAGTTGACAGGTCACTGGAGGGCAAGATTACTGAATAGCAACTTAAGTTTCATTGGTTTCtgcttgactgtttttttttttttattttttttttttctccatagctTTGCGGTACACTATGAACAGTCATGTTCTGTATACAATTATCCTTTtccaaatagatagatagatagatagatactttttttatgtgaatatattgctaaatgtaatttattccagtaatgcaaagctgaatttcatcagccattattttagtcttcattgtcacatgatccttcagaaataattttaatctgctgatttgctgcttaggaaacatttcttattattatcagtgttgaaaacagttgttttgcttcaaatttttgtgtaaaccataaTGCCCTACAATTCATaggttttgtgttttaaaaaattaaaaagaaatgataaaCTTTTATTAGCAAggattaaattcatcaaaagtgacagtaaagacatttataatatttcatttttcaaatgcTGTTTGCTTGAACTTGCTATTTATCAGCACAACTggtgttataataaataataagaaatgtttcttgagaagcaaattagaataatttctggaggacactgaagactaaagcaATGGcggctgaaaattcagatttgcatcacatgaataaattacatagaaaagttattttaaatcataataattttttgcattattactgtttgtattttatttttgatcaaataatttcagcctttgtgagcagaagagacttctatcaaaaacataaagttctaacttttgaaatgttgacagtttttacaggtttttttttcaactgcttgcacacaaaatctttacttgtcacacaatttctgaaacctgacactgAAATGGGACATTCAACCACAcgccaaatctgcaaaaccatatgctaattctcggcctttgactcagttttcaatttcatgaaacactttttcaaaacacaacacacaattctctatataacacacacaaatctaacagGAACTAATATTACGGCAAagatgtttgtaaatgtttgcttttgagatgtgtttgtgatattttgaatgcagtgcttcattttgcgaGAGATgcgaggcattttgcattttgtgtgtgcaattcttagatttgtaaaattaaaaaaaaaaagagtcaaagttttgaaaatgtaagcagaaactgtaatatttgtatttctgTGTTTCTTATTTCATCAGGTCGTGAACAGTTCCATGGTCTAGGCTCCATGTATTGTCGTGGTGCTGCAGCCATCATTCTCACGTATGATGTCACAAACTGGCAGAGCTTCGTAGAGCTTGAAGATCGCTTCCTATCTCTCACTGACTCAGCAAATAGTGACAGCATATTTGCCATTGTGGGCAACAAAGCAGACCTCACTGATCCTCAACCCCATGTTATGACCCTGGAGGAAGTCAGGGCAGAAGACGATAGTGTGCTTCCTCTTCCATCCTTTCCCACACCTCCAGACTCTCCCTTGCACAAACAGGTGAGTCAGGATGATACCATAGCACTGTACAACCGCATAATTCGCTATAAGGCACTAGAGGGATCCAGCCCACCAGCGGAAAAGATGTGCTTTGAGACAAGCGCTAAGACTGGATTTAACGTAGATATTATGTTTGAGACACTCTTTGATCTGGTGTTGCCATCCATCATTCAAAAACGCTCCCAAAGTGAGTCGCCGATATTGTATTTGGAGGACTGTAATGAAGAGGGGATGAAGAGCAAAGGGGAATgttgcaaatgaaaatatttgcagAAGAGCATCTGGAGTCTTTcatgaatatacatttatttatggaCATTGTTATTTGATCTGTTTTAGAGCTGTTTACTGTCACAGTAAATAATGTACATTGTCAGTGAACAAGTGCACATTGTTATCTCTGTTCTGACTCATGTCAGTGTGCGTTTGAGATATTGTTTTCACAAATAGATCACAAAGAATTTGAACTTAAGTTACTCAGAGTTTTGGCCCTCAAGTTGATCACTTGCTTCTGAACTCTATAAATAGTTgacattgatttttttgattgattgattttttttacaaatgtgcaTCAAAGATAAGAAATATACATTGTTTAGAGTACCAagcatatttttgacatttttaaaaatattttattttgaattaatttactgtgattacattttaaaactcttGACTTATTTAATAAAGGTTTTTGAATATCAGTTAAATATACAGAAGACAGTGTACACAATTGCAGAAAACAAACCCCATTCGTGAACAGACTGTTTACACTGTCAGCATTGCCTTTTGGCTTATATGAGAGAATAACAAAAGATTAATGAGTAGTGTTTGAGTGTCATATTTATATGGGATTCCATAAATGTCTTAATAGCTGCATTATATTTTCAACTATCATATATTTAGCCTAACATTTCCAAGAGAATTGTGATGTTGTTTTACTCTATGGGTTTGTCTTCTGCTCCTGCTTAGATTCATCAATATGACATTTAGCctgaattaaatgtgtaatacacacacacacacacacacacacacacacacacacactcaccacataTTAGAATCAGACTCATATTACATAtaattccttgtaaaaaaaaaaaaaaaaaaaaaaaaaaaaaaaaaaaatatatatatatatatatatatatatatatatatatatatatatatatatatatatatatatatatatatatatatatatatatatatatatataaattctaatttattgttTCAAAAGTATATGACATTAAACATATCatatttagtacatttagttGAGAGTTTGAACTACTGTGCAAGACTTGGCaatccattaaatttttttaaaaggcattCAAAGTAATAGTATAATGTCCAGAGTTTGAGTTTACATGCATGCAGgttaaaatatgtgctttattaaaGATAAGATTTACCTTTAAACTCTGTGGCTAGTAGGCGACCAGTGGGAAATGGATGCCAGGGTACAGAACCAGGATACTCTGGAACTCCGTGAGGAGTATGTTTAGGCCACCAGCAAAGAACATTGACACCGTAATAGGGGGGACAATCTGGGCAATAAGCCTGTTCAGATTGGTTTCACTTGCAAATGTCATAGAAGGCTTCATTATCCACCATGAAAAAGCAGTCTGAGTTCTCAAGAATAGTGTGATAAGGATCGAGTTATAGGGCTTCTGCTTCCAGCAAGAATTACCCATCTGGAACCCTGCTTGACCAATATGTATGGAGATGCACATCCTGATTTTGCTGTGTTAGATgtttgttgaccctggaacaaaATTTTAATCCGAAAATTTAGTTTTGACCATATCCCTACACCTACtgtaaacctaaccttaaccataaataatccctaaaatcagaggaaatgatagatgaatgacactgatgtacaagcaccaaacactgattgtaagcctaaacttcacaaaaacaaTGAACTGGTacttcaaatctgattggttaaatCACAGTGTTGTTACAGGGTcaacaaagatgttgatccaggaagatGTCACACTTGGTAAAATCAGGTTCTGTGTATGGAGATGCTCTCCCTCTAGTTCAATCAATgtaattcacaaacacacacgttaACTGCAGTGAAGTGGTAAAGCAATATCACTAGTAATCCAGTCAAATTTACCATCAATAATTTCACCTTTGTACTCAAGTATTACAGCAACCAGAAATAAAACCATAGCCTTTAAATcctgaaaatctaaaataataatttcatcccAGActtcaatgtcaaaatgattaacTGTTATTATTCTAGAAGAAAACAACTCATCTCCACAGCTAGACCAAACTAGCCAActgatttaaattatattgatcTCAAATCAGAGGGGTGTGGCTTTTAATCAGTTCTACCTGAGAGAACTATAATAAAGACAATTAGCCTTGTAGATTACAGCTCATTGATATCTTATTTAGCAACAATAACATCAAATttcaatatcaaaataaaaaaatttctacTCCTGTGGAATAATATAATTTGTGCTTTTCCCTTTCCTCTCAGGGTAAATTGTCACCAATTAAGTCTTGCTGATAGTACTAGAGGTCTCTTGCAAGAAATGGTGATTCTTTTTATCTTATTTGAAATAACCTTTCTACAGGTCTCTTAAGtaggtaaatatttaaaatgtctttgagCATTGTGAtaaatttgtatactgtacatCCTACTACAAACTAGCCAAGTAAATGTGCTTCATATTAAGTGCTTAGATTTTGCAGGATGttgtttgtaataaattataattctgttttttctACTTATTTGAAATACACATTTCTTCAGGTCTGTTAACTTGACAaatattgcaatgtttttgacCATTTTGTTGAATTTGGATGCATGCTATTCCAAATTGCCACAGTACCCTGACATCATAATAGGTGTACTGATAGTAACAGTGTAAGAGGTCACTTGTAAGAAATGGCCATTACTTTTTTCTGCTCTTTTAAAACAAGCTTTCTATACAGGTCtagaaaaaatgagaaatattgtaatgttttagaGCATTTTAGCTGAACAACAGAACCACTTGCCTCAAAACTACATACAAAAGCTTCTGCACTGGAAACAAACAGTGGCTCCTCCATATTGAAGATGATTACGGACAATGAGAAATACCTTACTAGCCCTTTGTCCAGGGTATTTCGCTGCCTATGCCCCGAGACACTGGAATAGGCTCAAGCAACCCTAAGACCAGGGGCACTGCTATGGTTTCCGGGCCTCCTGAACATCATTGACTCGGGGCCCCACTGTGATCGTGTTCCAGGGGAGGGTGGGTTGTCCTCGGTAAAAAATGCATCCTGGGCCTCCCTCGCCGGGCCCTTGGAATCGTCATAACTTTCAAACCCCAAATTTGAAGGTTGATTTTCGAAAATTAGATTTACTTGATGCAACACCATCCAATaggccaacagtaaagcatcacATTTAGATCATAGATTGCTAACATACATAGATTTTCTTTCATGCGTTCACACTTCTAGTACAGTCTGCTGCTTGTTTTTATGCAaaacttcagcaaaaaaaaaaaaaaaccttccaccaCTAGAGGTCGTTTTATACTATGAAAAACGCTCAAAAGTAAAGCATGTTTGCATGACGTTTGCAATTACAGAAGAAAACAGCTGTAGATGGAGAAACATATCATAAGCAGAATAGAACACTGAATTATGCACATTTATTGTAAATGGACATATGGGCTCCTTCAGTAATGACACACTTAAGACATAACTAGCTCAAACAactaagttaaaaaataattttaagatatATGGTTTTCTGTAGCTATATTTGTAAGGTCAAAAAGCAATTGTAACTAGCAGGCTAAATGCCCTTTATTAATTGGTGTTGTTTGTCCACATTGCAATGGAATGCTATTCGGTTGTGGTATATGAATCAATTTTTCTAATCAACTCTAACGGCATAAAGAGAGCTTTACTGATGTGCATCATTGGTTTTAGAAAAGGATTTCCAGTGCTCTTACTCTTTTCAGCTAAAACCTGTGCGGATAAAAACAGAGATATCCTGACAGAGATAGATCCTTGCTTTTACTGAGAGGGCAGTAGGCTAAACATTTCACTTTAGCACCATATAATTGGCTGGGTTATCAAAAATTTTGTCCACAAAACTATTCAGGATTCATCTTTAGTATTCTAATTCAATTTCAGCTATAGTGGAAACGATAAGTTTGTAAAGTCTTTCAAAATATCTGATTATCATTGACAGGGCAGGTTGGACAAAGACACTGAATTATATATGACTTCTCCAAAAGCTAATTGGACTCAGTTACAGAGAAAATTAAAGCATATAAAACCtagttcctttttgtttttttttttttgtttttttttaatatcactggTGACAGAGATCGGCCAGGCTCTGAGTTTCCCCAATCACAGTAAACATCCTTAACTGATTACTAACTAGCCACACCTTCACTCCATCAAATTCACTCATCAGCACCACTACTTGAGCACACACCTCATCTCTCCTTATTGTACAGTCTTGTTTATTTGAAGTGGATTGCTTACATGTTCTTCTGCTCTCTAGTGATAATCTCCAGCATGCCTTCCCCACCTTCATGTCTCCAGTGTCATATGTTAGGGATTACCTGAAAACTTGCTCCTTGCGATGAGGTGTGTGTGCTCACTCTCCATCTGCTCCACCGTCCATGATCTCCTGCACATAAGGAAAGTCCTGTTATCATTCTCATCAAGCACTACTATACTATTATTGAACTGCTACTGTACTTACCTGCCATTACCTGCATTGCTTATATTTGTCAAAAAAAGACACTGTTTGCTCCTTCAGCCCATGTCTGTATTCCGTAACAACTGACtgttcattaaatataaacatttcaacCTGCATTTTCCATTTTCCACATGTAAATTAAAAGCACAGTGAAAAACCCCATGGCTATATCCAATATTTTAATTTGGTGTGATAatgctgtgtttttcattgcattaaAAGAAAAAGGATTTGTCCAAATTATAGTGTACTTCATAGCTCTGTGTTTGTCATGATCAAACTGTCTTTCAAGTAACATCTGAAATCCAAAATATATTTACCCGAACATTTCAAAGAAAGTGGAATTGTGATGATGTTTATTCTCTGGGTTTGTCTCCTGCTCCTGCCCAGATTCATCAATATAATATTTGCCCTAAactaaatgcaaacacacacacacacgttcccATTTTTTGTGATGACATTCCATAGACGTAATAGTATTTATActgaacaaactgtattttctaccCCCCCTATCCTATAACCAACCCCTTACAAAACTTTCTGctatttttgattttcaaaaaacacaattctgtatgatttataagcttgtttcctcatggggatgAAACAAATGTcaccacaaggtcaaaatttactggtcaATCACCTCATATTACTGATATCATATCATAAGCAATCTATTAACTAATCTATTGACCAATATTATTAATCTATTAAACCAGAGCTGAGCATGTGCGTAGACCATGTTTCACTTGCTGATGCAGCAAAGCTCCATAATTTCTTCCCCTAAACACCCATCTACACTGAACATTCAGTTATAGAATGCATGTAAAGTGGctatatgcagttttttttttcttgaaatatcagtttcagaatcattctaatggTACGATATAACTTCTAATAAGGTGAACGGCTTCTTTTTCTTTCCCCAACATTTTGTGAGCAGGTTTGTAAGATTTGTGAGTGTGAAAAGGGCAGATTGATTTATTGTAGCAACAAATGCATGTGTACAGCTATCCACTGTAATTACAACAGTGACTATTGTTTGTATCATTTCCTTAGGCACTATGTAACTCACAACAACAGCCCATTAACAGTTACAGTATTAAATTTCTTTAGTACATGACATTAGACTTAGGACAATAATTCAAAGCAGTAATtcttatatatgaaaaataattttgaaacgTGAAGTACAATGTCTTTCCAGATATTTTCCTTAACAGGTTGTTTGTTCTAATATCTCAGGGCTCAGGTTAAAGTTCATTGTTTATTCTTCAGAAATATGCCGAGTGGGGGAAGGGAAGGGCAAGAGTTTGTGAATTTAGTAGCAGTGGAATAACTAGCTATTCTAAAATCAGTGTTAACAACGGCTACATGgccttatttattttaaaatgtttactacACATACCAAGGTTTCATAAACACACagcaacaaaatgtaataatttattgataacaAATAATGATTCCTCGGCCAAGCAATGCCTTCTTCAGCAACTTTCAGCAGAATGGTTGGCAGCTGCACAAAGACGCAGCAACACATAGATTTGGTGCAGCaatatatatatgggggggggggggggggggggggtgggttaaTGCAGACTTTTTATGTGTAACATCATGCTAAAGATTACATGCAGCCCTTAATTTAAAGGGATCCACTATAGTTGATAAAAATGATAATGTTCAGATTATTGACCATTGACACCAGTGAAGTAAAGTGTCAATTATTCACATCAATTGttcaaaattatcattattaccaagacaaacaaacaaataaacaagcaaaaaacaataattttatcaAAAGACCTTGCTGTTATATCCACAGTAGCCTAAATAATGTGGAGTGAATGAAGATTTATTAAATAAGATGTCTTATCAGTTACATCAGATATTCAggctaaatataaacattaactttAGGTATTAAATAAGAGAACAATCCTAATAGGTCTCCTAAGAAGTCCTGAAATCAATTTCCTAAAATAAATGTTGGATTTGGATTACAAAACCACAagcttctgttcctcttttttttttttttgggaagttcgAGGACAGTTAAAATGATTCGTGAATATTAATATTCctctttaatatattaatatctgaaactcatttgttaatttaaatagtattacTACATTAATGCTTTAACACTAAACAAGTGgttatatggtaacactttattttaaggtgtccttgttacacatattACATGTGCATACTATTagaacaacaataaattatgcataattaaataacgcaagtaaccctaaacctaacactAAGCATATTgtaaatacatgtagttaataAATATTGCTCACTTCTTAAGtgtattacactgtaacaaggacaccttaaaataaagtatatatatttatttatttccattagcCCTGCCTGTAACATAGAGGCCTGCGGTGTCTTGCATATGCAGATTTGTGTGGATAAGCTTTGATCAATGGATTTTATAGACTTTATTTCATTGTTGTGGAAGATTAGAGTAGCCTACTGCTAATGCCTCAAAACACATGCTGTGTGATGCAATCCCCTTGACCTGACAGATCAGATCAACAAACAACATCAAGCACAACAGAATCTCAGGACAATGCAATATGGCAACAGTTATGTGTCTGAAGCGTATTTAATCCATATATTGTTTGCATGTGTATGGCAGAGTGTTAACAAAAGACAGCTGCTCTTTTCAGAATTGGGGTGTAAAGGACCCAAATCTTTCCTAGGAAGATCAGCCATGTTGTTTATATACCATAATCTTCTTTAAGGGTCAGATTATCCAGAACTCCTATTGGGTTCTACTGGACTGAGGTAAACTGGACTACGTATTTCACATACAATGCCTTATTTGGCAAATAGCCTCCATACAGTTGCATCTAATATTTGTAATCCTTATATGCTCACATCTTTTGCTAATAAAGAATCAACAGTCTAAACTattgtgctgcttttattttatgaCCTGATTTGAGCTACATCATTACCAGGCTTGTTGCAGGCAAGGCTATAGTTGCAAAGAACAAATGCTCATTCTTGTCAAGAAGAATTGTTAACAAGCGTATTATGCAATAGACATAAGATGATGTTTATAGGCATATCTTAGAGGTCAGTTATAAGATATTACTCAGTGGTCAGCAATAAATACCATATTGGTCTTTGATGTGATGCCATGGAAAAGAGCACAGTCATTCTTATTCATttgatacattattattatctatttataattaaaataaatactgttacagcataatttaatatttcctaCAGATTAATCTACTATGCCACTGGATAAGATATGGTGGACGATTTCAGTTACATCACATGctaagtattttaaatattcctTCGATTATTTGTGAAATGCAATTGTACCTAGAGCTAATAACCAAGGGAAAGATTTTGTGTTGGTACTACAAACTTCATCATTTGTTGGTCCCACAGTAATGCTTTCATAATCTCACTAAATGCAAAAGTCAATTTTACAAATGAGCAAGGTTATAAACCACGGTGCAAGAAGttcaatgtaatgtttttatattcttgTGTTATGCGTGGCCAGAGGGCGGCGTATTTTTACTTCTACGTGGTGCGCAGTTCATTTTTTTCTGGAACAAACAGATCGTATTCTACAATTCCATAAAGTTCCGAATCTCCTTAAATTAAGGCTCTAATTCCAAAATCAACAGATTCATTTTAACAAACTGTCAACAGACCACctttaaaaagtaaatgattCTAAACTATACTGAAAATCCATGTATGTAGCACGGCGGACGCGAGATGCATAGTATACATTCAAtaggttattaaaaaataattaaaaataaaaaacactagaTGGAATGCTGTATTCATATGCATTCTTCTTGATGTTATGTACAATAACAATAACGCTAATGCTGGTTCGCAGACACTGTTGCTAGACAGGGACACCCAAGTGCGTAAAAATAGACCATCATATGCTATGTGTTATGTAACACGCAGCACGCGCAATACGACTTCACGCTTGTTTACAAGTTAGAATAGACTGCATGACTTATGCGTTTTCTCACTCACACAAGTGTGTATTTCAAACATTCTGACACAGTGTAAAATGAACTTTGGGTCTGACTATATTATAATTCTTCTGAAACAGCTAGGGCTCATCTGTGTTTGTCGtcattgcatgtttaaaaaaaccataaaatgtgtgtatatcgAATGTGTTTAGAGTACACTGTCGGTTTATTCAAGTTCCAGATTAAAACATGTCGATGTTTATGGTCGCTTGCggcataataaaacattttacagctAACGCAAAGTCTCTGCAGCACTGAAGTGCGTAGGCTATATACAGTAGATGTGTCATCCACACAGCACTGTTTGTTTTGAGAGGAGGAGAGAACAGCTTGTGTAAAGGGGGATTTGCCTATACTACGTCACGGATTTGTCAAAGTACCGTCAATCTTTTTGCCTGGCCAATGAATCCAATGAGAATCGACCATTCGTTGGCTTGGCAGGCACGCCTCTAAAAGATCGCACCGCCTTATATGCCCATCTTGGACTGTTTTCAGTGAGCCAAGATGGGCTGTGTATAACGTcacgtgttgtttgttttttaagctcAGTCATTCTGAGCGAGGAGTTGTTTTGCGGCGAACTAATAGACATCGCATTTTGAAAGAGAGCGGACATCTCCATTTCTCggatatttaagtttttcatctcgTTTTCTACGGATGGATAACAAGCTCttgaaactgaataaataattttaaagcgcAAGAATGGCAAGTCCGCCTCTTAAAGGGGGACCCGCGTTATCAAATGACAACAACATTCATTCAAACAACATCAGAAAATGCGGATACCTCAAGAAGCAAAAGCACGGACATCGGCGCTATTTTGTTTTGAAGGATCAGAGTGACGGACTCCCTGCGCGGCTGGAGTACTATGAGAATCTAAAGAAATGGAGAAACAAGTCCGCTGCAAAAAGAGTCATATTTATCGACTCCTGTCTGAGCATAAACAAGCGCGCTGACGCGAAACACAGGTATTTAATAGCACTCTATACCAAGGACGAGTATTTTGCTATTGCTGCGGAGAATGAGCAAGAGCAGGAGAGCTGGCACGCAGACTTAACCGATTTATTAAGTAAGGGAAAAGTGTGTGACAGCTCCGTTTCTAGTTCGGCATCATCTCTGGTGGGCTTCGAGGAGGGAAATTACGGTATGATTACACCAGTGAATGCCGCGTATAAAGAGGTATGGCAAGTAAATCTTAAAGCAAAGGGACTAGGGCAGAGCAGAAATATCACTGGAGTTTTCAGACTGTGCTTATCAAGTCGGACAATTAGCTTTGTGAAACTTAACTCGGACGTGGCATCTGTGACACTGCAGTTGATGAATATACGTAGATGTGGGCACTCTGATAGCTTTTTCTTCATTGAGGTGGGAAGATCTGCTTCTACTGGACCTGGAGAGCTGTGGATGCAAGCAGATGACTCTGTGGTGGCACAAAATATACATGAGACCATTTTAGAAGCTATGAAAGCGATGAAAGAGCTGTCAGAGTTCAGACCACGCAGCAAAAGCCAGTCATCAGGATCAAATCCCATCTCTGTACCCACTCGGCGGAACCTAAACAATCTACCCCCTAGTCAGACGGGGTTGGTGAGGAGGTCAAGGACGGACAGTACAGCAGCAAcatctcctgtccccatattttCCTCTAGCCGAATACGCACAGCAAGTGAAGGGGAGGGTACCATGACCAGGCCTGTATCCATGTCAGTATCTGAGAATGGGAGCCCGACAACTGTTGGCCGGAACCACATGAGCAGATCTAACACAGTCTCTATGGGCTGCCGGACATCAGAACCATCACTGCTTCATCACAGCAGGTCCATGTCCATGACAATGTCTCACTCACCACCATCTGCTGTAAGCCCACTAAGTTTGTCCTCAATCAGTATGAATGGATCCATCTCATCTGCAGTATACAGACCCTCCAGCTGCAATGATTCTGTTTCTGGGTCACCCAACGATACTGGCTTCCTCTCATGTGACGATTACAGCTCTAGCCCAGGGGATGTGAGGTACAACCTAGCAAACAGGAGTGACACTCCTTCTTCTCTCTCCAGTACACCACCCTCACGAGAAGCCAGTGAGGTCCATGGTTACATGGTGATGGACAGGCCAACCCAAAACAAGATGTGGCCAAGTAGCAGAGAAATGCTGGATGTGGAGACATACCGGAAGAGGACGTATTCTCTGACGACCCCTCGGCAACAGGTAGCACACTCCCAGGTATCCTCAGCGTCACTTGATGAATACATGCTGATGAGGGCTGCGAACAGCCACTCTGGACGGAGCACAAATTCTGCCTCTCCTAAGGTCTCATACCCAGAAGATTATGGGGACATTGAGATTGGCTCTAACAGTAATGTGGGTGATGATGGCTACATGCCAATGACACCAGGCATGGCACCTCAGGGTGCCAAAAATGATCACTACATGCCCATGAGTCCTATGAGTATTTCAGCACCCAAGCAGATCATTAACCCTAGGTTACATCCCCAGCTCACAGGCAGTGGCTGCACTACTAACTCGCCTAGCAGTGGATCTCTAGAAGACAGCGGGTAC is a window of Cyprinus carpio isolate SPL01 chromosome B1, ASM1834038v1, whole genome shotgun sequence DNA encoding:
- the LOC109073125 gene encoding ras-related protein Rab-20-like — its product is MPAPGKMRKPDIKIVILGDMNVGKTSLLHRYTERSFKETLSTIGGAFFLKQWGPYNISIWDTAGREQFHGLGSMYCRGAAAIILTYDVTNWQSFVELEDRFLSLTDSANSDSIFAIVGNKADLTDPQPHVMTLEEVRAEDDSVLPLPSFPTPPDSPLHKQVSQDDTIALYNRIIRYKALEGSSPPAEKMCFETSAKTGFNVDIMFETLFDLVLPSIIQKRSQSESPILYLEDCNEEGMKSKGECCK
- the irs2a gene encoding insulin receptor substrate 2a isoform X1; this encodes MASPPLKGGPALSNDNNIHSNNIRKCGYLKKQKHGHRRYFVLKDQSDGLPARLEYYENLKKWRNKSAAKRVIFIDSCLSINKRADAKHRYLIALYTKDEYFAIAAENEQEQESWHADLTDLLSKGKVCDSSVSSSASSLVGFEEGNYGMITPVNAAYKEVWQVNLKAKGLGQSRNITGVFRLCLSSRTISFVKLNSDVASVTLQLMNIRRCGHSDSFFFIEVGRSASTGPGELWMQADDSVVAQNIHETILEAMKAMKELSEFRPRSKSQSSGSNPISVPTRRNLNNLPPSQTGLVRRSRTDSTAATSPVPIFSSSRIRTASEGEGTMTRPVSMSVSENGSPTTVGRNHMSRSNTVSMGCRTSEPSLLHHSRSMSMTMSHSPPSAVSPLSLSSISMNGSISSAVYRPSSCNDSVSGSPNDTGFLSCDDYSSSPGDVRYNLANRSDTPSSLSSTPPSREASEVHGYMVMDRPTQNKMWPSSREMLDVETYRKRTYSLTTPRQQVAHSQVSSASLDEYMLMRAANSHSGRSTNSASPKVSYPEDYGDIEIGSNSNVGDDGYMPMTPGMAPQGAKNDHYMPMSPMSISAPKQIINPRLHPQLTGSGCTTNSPSSGSLEDSGYMKMWSGSKFSLESSDGRAVSGEYMNMSPVESCVSHTPPDYLLGQCEPTQRPSPSLSIHFNKQQAPKQAEDDQYVLMSPQSQNPTEEANRVSALPPLRRPDGTTHRSRVNRPNRLSLDTLRMLPSMTEHPLPCEPKSPGEYISIDFAAATQYSSPSMVSVESQGSLSNLRQGSPLSDYMNLNQNSHSPKLREALSSPMDGMPELAECPCPPDERAFFLNEQRKSPCPSGTGKDNYTEMSFNNGQISPPFLTENDESALVSPTSGVQRLNLSDQGVSTGIGAFLLAASSVDPNGGAKVIRADPQGRRRHSSETFSSTTTVAPVFPSFAHNVKRHSSASVENVSVRSSEGSDEEYGSPMCRETSAGYQNGLNYIALNLLEKQEMGNCELVGFKTGGCCKAGINGLHATSYVCLGFKETATTVQD
- the irs2a gene encoding insulin receptor substrate 2a isoform X2 produces the protein MASPPLKGGPALSNDNNIHSNNIRKCGYLKKQKHGHRRYFVLKDQSDGLPARLEYYENLKKWRNKSAAKRVIFIDSCLSINKRADAKHRYLIALYTKDEYFAIAAENEQEQESWHADLTDLLSKGKVCDSSVSSSASSLVGFEEGNYGMITPVNAAYKEVWQVNLKAKGLGQSRNITGVFRLCLSSRTISFVKLNSDVASVTLQLMNIRRCGHSDSFFFIEVGRSASTGPGELWMQADDSVVAQNIHETILEAMKAMKELSEFRPRSKSQSSGSNPISVPTRRNLNNLPPSQTGLVRRSRTDSTAATSPVPIFSSSRIRTASEGEGTMTRPVSMSVSENGSPTTVGRNHMSRSNTVSMGCRTSEPSLLHHSRSMSMTMSHSPPSAVSPLSLSSISMNGSISSAVYRPSSCNDSVSGSPNDTGFLSCDDYSSSPGDVRYNLANRSDTPSSLSSTPPSREASEVHGYMVMDRPTQNKMWPSSREMLDVETYRKRTYSLTTPRQQVAHSQVSSASLDEYMLMRAANSHSGRSTNSASPKVSYPEDYGDIEIGSNSNVGDDGYMPMTPGMAPQGAKNDHYMPMSPMSISAPKQIINPRLHPQLTGSGCTTNSPSSGSLEDSGYMKMWSGSKFSLESSDGRAVSGEYMNMSPVESCVSHTPPDYLLGQCEPTQRPSPSLSIHFNKQQAPKQAEDDQYVLMSPQSQNPTEEANRVSALPPLRRPDGTTHRSRVNRPNRLSLDTLRMLPSMTEHPLPCEPKSPGEYISIDFAAATQYSSPSMVSVESQGSLSNLRQGSPLSDYMNLNQNSHSPKLREALSSPMDGMPELAECPCPPDERAFFLNEQRKSPCPSGTDPNGGAKVIRADPQGRRRHSSETFSSTTTVAPVFPSFAHNVKRHSSASVENVSVRSSEGSDEEYGSPMCRETSAGYQNGLNYIALNLLEKQEMGNCELVGFKTGGCCKAGINGLHATSYVCLGFKETATTVQD